From the genome of Pleuronectes platessa chromosome 19, fPlePla1.1, whole genome shotgun sequence:
CACTTCATTGACATAAAACTTGAGGTCGTATTTCACTCactttcatgtttctgatctaAATTTAGCAGTAAAGGAGGGGACCAGGTGTTAAGGTGACTGTATGGCATCTATGTCCTTCaatcaagtgtgtgtgggtttgtgtggtgGTCACAGCGGTGACAGCACTGTTAATGATCTGTGATGAGCAAGTGCATATGCGCATGTCTGCGTTAAAGAAGATATAAGGGGAGGCTGAGTTATAGGGATGAGGTCATGTGAATAATTGCAGGTTAGCTCCCTCTGCCTGCAGCTCAGGCATGAGCATGGCAGACGGGCTAAAAAGATCCAAGTTgataaacaaatgtaaatgtaaagcaAGTCTGATTCTTAAGCCCATCACTGGTGTTATACTGTATTCAGTGACCCTTTAAATCCTCTTaaccaaatataaaacatgcGAAATCTATTAGCAGAAAGATGCATTTGATTAAAATACTATTTCAATTGTGTTTTTACCATTTAGCTTCTGCAGCTATAACACAGACAACCAGTAAGGAACACATTTTACCGGCCAGGGTTCGTGTATGTGACAGAGGGGTGATAAAATATGTGATACAATATGTGGTGAAATACGTGGTCCTATAACCGTTCAGCTAGTGAAAACGCCACTGTGTAAGTTTGATAGTTAATTACCGTAGTTTATAGTTGTGTGCCTGTTTGGTAATTGTGTCTAATTTGTTCAATTTGTAAATATAACATTATTCCGCAGTGAGAAATAAAAACTTCATCCTTACAATTAACTGAGGACAAGTTTTTATCTTTTGCACTCCACATTTCCCATTCAGCTAAAGTGTATTTGGGTGAAAGCATGATTCTGTGTGGTGgcagaaacaaataaacattgtAACCATCTCTATGGCAAGATAGGGACAAACTGAATATTTTAGTTTGGGGTATGAACAGTGTTGGAGGATTGGAAGCTACATGTTTtgcaataaatgtttaatgcaTTTTAGTTTTTGATCATTATTTCAGTTCAACAGCACCTTTACGGCAGGATTCAGTCTAAAGTTCCGGATACAATTCTGTCTTTTtccgcagtttgcctttcacacatgaacaacgcagGATATTACGTGTGGAACGTTAAGGGcgtcggcccttatcaccataagttctcttgacatctttgtcaaaGTCTTCATACAGACATCACTTTTTAATCCTtcgatatttgtattttttgattTGTGTCTTTTATATTTGCGTTAAAAAACGACACCATACGCCCACTCACTCAAGCTGAATCCggcagaggatctcctgctgagctCTCACATGGCTTCATTTTGACGTTCTCCAGAGTTTCTACTGGGGGAGAGGCAGcagaaactccggagaaagtccatAGGCCCTCAGTCGAACATttacattctcacatacagccccccCGGAGATTGTCAGGAGGTTAGTCGGAGTTCAGCGCATGTCTGAATGCAGCAGTGCTCCCGTCAACGAAGACAGTCAAGTCAGACAACATCTAGCATTTGAACTTAGATCTATACAATGTCAATTCTTTGCCAATATGTCAGTCATGACAGCTATAAAAGATGATGTGTCAGGTCAGTTCATCTGTCAGCTTGTTTTTATGCATCTGATATATTTGCCTTTCTTTAACTTGCCTGTTGGTACATTTTTATCCATTAACATGTGGCGTAATGTTTCTATGTAGGTTCACTACATCCTATCTTCATATGCTGGAATAAGAACTAAAGCAAGCACCACTTGATGGCAAAGGGCAAATGTTTAGAGTAGATTTATGactaaaaatgtgtaaaatgaatagaaaacaaaaatgGATTAAGAGAGTCATCAGAACAGTTATTTCATGTTATGAGAtgaattttttttcacatttccatTTAATGGTGACACGTATCAGATACTTACAAGTAAATTTGTCAGATCTTCGTGTGCTATGGACAGTCGGCGGTGGCAGTCCGGGACCATCATTCTTGCCTCCTGCAACACCTCTATCTGAAACCACACAAGAGACCACATCATCCCCATTATATTTTTCATTACCAGTCCTCACAAAAATCAacacttttttctttcaaagttTAAACATTCATTATAAACAGCCAGACACAGGAATATTCATTGGCTGTTGCCTCGTTTCTGACAGTAATGTGCAGGTTGTCCCACATGCACGCCGCTGTGGTTAACATCTCCCAACAAGCCGGCACTATGAAAAATGTTATTGAGTTATCGATTGGGCAGGGAGTTGGGCAGCAGGGGACAGCCTCGATCTGACTGCACACCTGAATGAATGAAGAAACCCTGagccgagggcactgtgatcaGGCGTAAACAGGTATTACTACGCCTGGAGTGAAACTGCGTTATAACCTGGGGAACTTTCACAGCCGCGGCTAATGTGGAATTCCCCGGGCTGGCACCCTAAAGAGCAGAGAAGAGTTGGCTAACGCTGTCAGACACACTTACTCATGACAGATGCTTCCTCAACTAGCCCTCTGTCGAGCTGGAGAGTCAAAACATGGACTCAGTTACACACAGGTACATTACACGTCTATGCACAGGAACAGGCGCTCAGATGAACTTGTGCACTGGCAGTCTGGCAGACTAACTGACATACTGCAACACGGTAGACAACTAGTTGAGTCGGTTGTCATGTAGATGTGACAAGGTGAGTCAGACTAAGCAGAGGAGTgctaaaacagagaaaagtcaCAGTGCCCTCCCAGTGCAGTGGAATGATCCCATCAGTGCTGGATAAAGATGACACTTACAGTGTATTGAttccattaaaacaaaaacctctAATCCATCCTGCCTCAGACCTCTCATCTCCAACCATAATCCATCTGGCCTCCCACACTCCCCCATTTAACACCAGCCAAGCCGGCTGCTCAGCCCGAGTCGCCGCGCAGGGaatgaacaaacaaaacaaaacacaggctGAATTCTAATGTCACCAGAAGATTTAATCAGAATTGGAGTCTGCACAGAAGCTCCAGGCTGAAATATGTACAAAAGAAATCCAAATGAACTGGGACAGAGTACTTCTGCAGGAGTAGTTAACTAATAGTGGACCCACTTATTTTGTTACTGTCAATAAAGTCAGCTTCTCTAAGTTACAGTTTGGCACcaattgtgtttaataaatgGTGTTTCGTTTCTTTCTCTTAAGAGATATTTGTGATGTGGAAATGTATAAATGCATTATCTGCTTGCTGAAGACCGTTATGCTTTCAAATGACAAAAATGCATCATATACTTCGAAGTTTGACACATTGAAGTTTTCATAGACATTGCTAACTATAACTGCCAGCTTTtaacaagagaaaaaacatgGATGTCCTAACCATCTCTTCTATAAATCTTAAATCATACCACTAAAatgtattgtaaaataaaattgtatcaAGGTCAGcttggattggctccagctccctaTGCAACACCGCAAAGGATAAGCAgaatagatgatggatggatggatcagtTGGGTATCACCGGCATGTTAGTGCTTCTGTTGCCTCCACAGGAGTAAAACTTATCTAAAAGCAGCGCCCACTCTTACAGGCTTGTGTCTAGCACACTATCTGCATTCGAACATAGCagccagcagctggttagcttcaGCCAATATACCGAATAAAAATAAGATATAGCCGCAGTGTTTTTGATTTCACAGCACTgttttgagctaaatgctaatgtcaACATGTTTGGATTTGCAGGTATTTTTGACAATGCATCCAATAGTCGTAGAGACATTTGAAATGTCAACCACTTGATGGCAGAAGAgtaaaatctgtaaaataagTGGTTCACCAAAGTCATTACACATCCTCTCTCATAAACATCTGCACAGACTTTCCTTGAATTCGATCCCACAGCTGATGACACATTTCAGTGAGAGACATCCATAGAGCCACACTGGGAGCCTGGCTTAACATTCTTTGATTGCTATTCTCTGGACACACTGATTAATGCATTTTATTTGGCATTCTTCTGAATTTCACCTTTTTGGCCTGAATCCCTGTGTAATGAACTGTACCCTTGTATCTGACTGTGTTAATCAATGACCCTGTCTTTTCGCTTTAAATTAAAAATTCTCTgttaaagtgaaaacaaagcacAGAAATCTCCTCACAGAtagtttgtgtttcagatgtTGAGTGCGCTAGCATGATGTATGTCATACAAATGTCCACGCTCTGAACTGCTATCTGCAGAGAACACGCAAATGATGGAGGGCTGCAGGCAAAGTGACAGAGAATGGAGAACAGGATATGGGCCAGTGATCTGCTAGGGACACTAAATTGCTAGCATGTGTCAGTAATTATCAAACTCCTCTAAAGTAACATGATATAATTACATCTGCATCAAGCAAATTACAAAATCACTAATGATTGTCCTCTCAAAACCTAATTCTTCATTATCACTGTGGACTGACCTCATTACATGACTGAGGGGCTACTCAAATCATGGAGATACAATTTGCCTTCTAACAGTTGGAAAGTGAAAAATACCTCTTCACTTACTAAAGGATCATAACAGCTGGTGATAAATACAGCGCTATCAAATTAAGACACGgaaaaacatcaaagtagtatAGTAACAAATAGAAGTAGAGGACCCCCATACCTGTTTCTTGATGACATATTCATCTCCAGCCTCAGCTTTCAGGCGCGCAACCTTCTCCTCTTGCTGTTTTGCCTCATTTATATAGGAAATCTCCTCTTTGGCCAGGCTGCAGAGGACGggaagagaggaaaacacagtTCATAGTTAAAGGCAGTGACACAGCTGTTGTTCCATCACACATGAAACATAAATGCACAGCCTCTCAGACAGATAATATAGGCTGA
Proteins encoded in this window:
- the tbca gene encoding tubulin-specific chaperone A; the protein is MAHPGIRQIKIKTGIVKRLAKEEISYINEAKQQEEKVARLKAEAGDEYVIKKQIEVLQEARMMVPDCHRRLSIAHEDLTNLLEAEVDLAESEEYKDAQKMLDSVKLEG